A single region of the Gadus morhua chromosome 5, gadMor3.0, whole genome shotgun sequence genome encodes:
- the LOC115544213 gene encoding flocculation protein FLO11-like yields the protein MVHLCVSISAEGPRLESVLKESSRKPRKGKKTTFDMTTSRNPPSRTRMSSSRQDRGSCSSTASCPVFAGSYSDQEEDPPPRHRSSPLLKTTLSKLNHSTQTTHNGSLPSLQGSEASLRGATPAARGAPWNRKGSLTGLQNSIAKLKGSILGLKRRSIGPHQNSPAPSSSTEGSSSSSLLSVSSSEDDGSWDTNSWSSGITCLLRHPAEQQGSQGLQIYPGSTGKGKGGQTSDSDASLPEVIYQNLTFSRPIDEPEDARFAQSASFLSKKKAQSMFMSNNSPSVSPTTVNHHKRAENRLKFSQFLNEVTCRVLQFKEGRPQPGSTLQHGYQSPSPEPPSTPSPLRPSLPPTTTKTTARVTTTEPQPMAGMWRSPTTADLQMIQEEDSRDLAGSIHRWSKSLPSCRVLEPSDVPRKVNRERYSYPERDLALCTKIQSQPSTGRLYLETDIDRVRRLDELAADGTLVTDGQEMGSEKPDEGEEEERERIREPLWEKTGQRADATDKEEETREKPKEIHSKRDRRKDKGMDKVSERPSGEERGVPGERERGREKRKKSGVGQSGTSTFLWIKLQWEENPGP from the coding sequence ATGGTTCACTTGTGTGTCTCCATTTCCGCAGAGGGTCCCCGGTTGGAGTCTGTACTGAAAGAATCGTCAAGAAAACCCCGGAAAGGTAAGAAGACGACTTTTGACATGACCACCTCCAGGAACCCGCCTTCAAGAACCAGGATGTCCTCGTCCCGTCAAGACCGCGGCTCCTGTTCTTCTACAGCCTCCTGTCCCGTGTTTGCGGGCTCCTACAGTGACCAGGAAGAAGACCCTCCACCACGGCACAGGTCTTCACCCCTACTCAAAACCACACTCTCCAAACTTAACCACTCCACACAAACCACCCACAATGGCTCCCTGCCCAGCCTCCAGGGATCTGAAGCCTCTCTGCGAGGAGCAACCCCGGCCGCACGAGGCGCCCCTTGGAACCGAAAAGGATCTCTAACCGGACTCCAGAATTCCATAGCAAAACTGAAGGGTTCCATCTTGGGGCTGAAGCGTCGGTCGATAGGCCCCCACCAGAACTCTCCAGCTCCGTCCAGCTCTACTGAAGGAAGCTCCAGCTCCAGCCTGCTGAGTGTTAGCTCCAGTGAAGACGATGGCAGCTGGGACACCAACAGTTGGAGCTCCGGGATCACCTGCCTTCTACGCCACCCTGCCGAACAGCAGGGCAGCCAGGGCCTCCAGATCTATCCGGGCTCCACCGGTAAGGGTAAAGGCGGCCAGACGTCTGATTCTGACGCGTCATTGCCCGAGGTCATTTACCAGAATCTCACCTTCTCTCGGCCCATCGATGAACCCGAAGACGCACGTTTTGCCCAGAGCGCCTCCTTCCTGTCCAAGAAGAAAGCTCAGAGCATGTTCATGTCCAACAACAGTCCAAGTGTTTCACCAACAACCGTGAACCATCATAAGAGGGCCGAGAACCGGCTCAAGTTCTCCCAGTTTTTGAACGAGGTGACATGCAGGGTTCTACAGTTCAAAGAAGGCCGTCCTCAGCCCGGCTCCACCCTCCAACATGGGTACCAATCCCCGTCGCCTGAGCCACCATCCACTCCTTCTCCGCTTCGACCATCGTTACcaccaacaaccacaaaaacaacCGCTAGAGTCACAACAACGGAACCGCAGCCCATGGCGGGTATGTGGCGCAGCCCAACCACGGCGGACCTCCAGATGATCCAAGAGGAGGATTCCAGGGACTTGGCCGGCTCCATTCATCGCTGGAGCAAGTCCCTGCCCAGCTGCCGGGTCCTGGAGCCTTCCGATGTACCCAGGAAggtgaacagagagagatattcaTACCCCGAGCGTGACCTGGCACTATGTACGAAGATCCAGTCACAGCCGTCCACAGGCCGGCTGTATTTGGAGACAGATATTGACAGGGTGCGACGGCTGGATGAACTGGCGGCTGACGGCACCCTGGTGACGGATGGGCAGGAGATGGGGTCGGAGAAGCCTGACGAGGGTGAGgaagaagaaagggagagaataaGGGAGCCGTTGTGGGAGAAGACTGGGCAGAGGGCTGATGCGACCGATAAGGAGGAAGAAACGAGGGAGAAGCCAAAGGAAATCCACtcgaagagagacagacggaagGATAAAGGGATGGACAAAGTGTCCGAGAGGCCaagtggggaagagagaggggtgccgggagagagggagagggggagagagaagcgGAAAAAAAGTGGTGTGGGACAGTCAGGAACCTCCACATTCCTCTGGATCAAGCTCCAATGGGAGGAGAACCCCGGGCCCTGA